The Gillisia sp. Hel_I_86 genome has a segment encoding these proteins:
- a CDS encoding GSCFA domain-containing protein has protein sequence MKFRTSVPIIEQGPKIDHTSKILLVGSCFVENIGKKLDYYQFQNLRNPFGILYHPGAIYNFTKKVASNYKYEEKDVFFHNEQWHCFDAHSCLNSSTKDALLFKLNEGLKETRYFIENTTHVIFTFGTSWYYKDVKSNLPVANCHKMDQKNFKKELLSIKEIVNYINSVCQDLLTINSGLKVLFTVSPVRHLKDGFIENQRSKANLITGIHQFLESEKIKDSGTYFYFPAYEIMFDELRDYRFYAEDMIHPNSQAIAYIWSLFTDAWIAKSASGLFNSIEKIHKALAHKPFNKNSEKHQIFLKDLDKKIKNISKKIPLNNFKRSSL, from the coding sequence ATGAAATTCAGGACATCTGTACCAATTATAGAACAAGGACCTAAAATAGATCATACTTCCAAGATCTTATTAGTAGGTTCTTGTTTTGTTGAAAATATAGGGAAGAAACTGGATTATTATCAATTTCAGAATCTTCGAAACCCTTTTGGGATCTTGTACCATCCTGGAGCTATTTATAACTTTACTAAAAAAGTTGCTAGCAACTATAAATATGAAGAGAAAGATGTGTTTTTTCATAATGAACAGTGGCATTGTTTTGATGCACATTCCTGTTTAAATTCATCTACTAAAGATGCGTTGCTGTTTAAATTGAACGAAGGTCTAAAAGAGACACGTTATTTTATAGAAAATACTACCCATGTTATATTCACTTTTGGAACTTCTTGGTATTATAAAGATGTGAAATCGAACCTTCCTGTGGCTAATTGCCATAAAATGGATCAGAAAAATTTTAAAAAAGAACTATTATCTATTAAAGAAATTGTTAATTATATTAACAGTGTATGTCAAGACTTATTAACAATTAATTCGGGGCTCAAGGTGCTTTTTACCGTTTCCCCGGTACGTCATCTTAAAGATGGGTTTATCGAAAATCAACGAAGCAAGGCAAATCTAATTACTGGGATTCATCAATTTTTAGAATCGGAAAAAATCAAGGATTCAGGCACGTATTTCTACTTTCCGGCTTATGAAATCATGTTCGACGAATTAAGGGATTACAGGTTTTATGCAGAAGATATGATCCACCCCAATTCCCAAGCAATAGCCTATATCTGGTCGCTGTTTACAGATGCTTGGATAGCTAAAAGTGCTTCAGGATTGTTTAATTCTATAGAGAAAATACATAAGGCTTTAGCTCATAAGCCTTTCAATAAAAATTCAGAAAAACATCAGATTTTTTTAAAAGACCTGGATAAAAAAATCAAAAACATCAGTAAGAAAATTCCTCTAAATAATTTCAAAAGATCTTCTTTATAA